The proteins below come from a single Demetria terragena DSM 11295 genomic window:
- a CDS encoding endonuclease/exonuclease/phosphatase family protein: MSSVRVMTYNIRALKDDRAALVRVIRSLEPDVLCLQEAPRHPFSGWRIARFARDCGMRWPGGQGRGFMSTTLLTGTRLRVLGSGHRRFPVKFFDEPRGWAYSRLQLGDGDVFTVASVHLSLRTSEHEEHARLLREDTVCGGPLVVAGDINELGEGPGWGRLADGMLDVGEAAMTFPAHAPSRCIDAIFSSPALQPVRIPVDVPEADLIAASDHRPLVVEIHPTP, translated from the coding sequence ATGTCATCGGTGCGGGTGATGACCTACAACATTCGTGCGTTGAAGGATGATCGAGCCGCCCTTGTTCGCGTGATTAGGTCGCTTGAGCCGGATGTTCTCTGTCTGCAGGAGGCGCCGCGGCATCCATTCTCTGGCTGGCGGATCGCCCGATTCGCACGAGACTGCGGGATGCGTTGGCCTGGCGGTCAAGGTCGCGGTTTCATGAGCACGACCCTGCTCACCGGAACGCGGCTGCGAGTTTTGGGCAGTGGGCACCGGCGGTTTCCCGTGAAGTTCTTCGACGAGCCTCGTGGGTGGGCCTATTCTCGCCTCCAGTTGGGGGACGGCGATGTGTTCACGGTGGCCAGCGTCCATTTGTCCCTTCGGACCAGCGAGCACGAAGAGCATGCTCGACTGCTGCGGGAGGACACCGTGTGTGGGGGACCGCTTGTCGTCGCGGGCGATATCAATGAACTGGGCGAGGGCCCGGGTTGGGGCCGGCTCGCCGACGGCATGCTCGACGTGGGTGAGGCCGCGATGACCTTCCCGGCGCACGCACCGTCGCGATGCATCGATGCGATCTTCAGTTCGCCGGCATTGCAGCCGGTGCGTATTCCCGTGGATGTCCCCGAGGCGGACCTGATCGCCGCTAGCGATCACCGCCCCCTCGTCGTGGAGATCCACCCCACCCCCTAA
- a CDS encoding fasciclin domain-containing protein: MKRTTTALAFSAILALSLSACGGDESSESTGAGDTAAASSPAAAEKSSEAPAESSKAASADNAEFGPGCKAVPADGAGSFAGMAKDPVATAASNNKDLSTLVTAVKKAGLVDTLNTSKDITVFAPANSAFAKIPEADLNKVLGDKKALTGLLTHHVVKGKLAPADLAGEHKTLAGDTVTVSGSKPDFDVAGAKVACGNVQTANATVYIIDSVLMPAK, encoded by the coding sequence ATGAAGCGCACGACCACCGCCCTGGCCTTCAGCGCCATCCTCGCCCTGTCGCTCTCCGCTTGCGGTGGCGACGAGTCCTCGGAAAGTACAGGAGCTGGCGACACCGCAGCCGCAAGCAGCCCCGCCGCTGCTGAGAAGTCCTCCGAGGCTCCTGCCGAGTCCTCGAAGGCCGCCTCCGCGGACAACGCTGAGTTTGGTCCCGGCTGCAAGGCTGTCCCGGCAGATGGCGCTGGCTCGTTCGCCGGCATGGCCAAGGACCCGGTTGCCACCGCTGCGAGCAACAACAAGGACCTCTCGACTCTGGTCACCGCCGTGAAGAAGGCCGGCCTTGTCGACACCCTGAACACCAGCAAGGACATCACCGTCTTCGCCCCGGCGAACTCCGCCTTCGCCAAGATCCCCGAGGCCGACCTCAACAAGGTCCTCGGCGACAAGAAGGCGCTGACCGGTCTGCTCACCCACCACGTGGTGAAGGGCAAGTTGGCCCCGGCAGACCTCGCGGGTGAGCACAAGACCCTCGCTGGCGACACCGTCACGGTGTCCGGCAGCAAGCCCGACTTCGACGTTGCAGGCGCCAAGGTTGCCTGTGGCAACGTGCAGACCGCGAACGCCACGGTCTACATCATCGACTCGGTGCTCATGCCCGCCAAGTAA
- a CDS encoding molybdopterin-dependent oxidoreductase codes for MKTSTEASTPAVGRFRAAIFGVIATVTGAGVGHLVAALIRPESSPVLAVGSVVIDNTPTPLKTWAIRTFGDMDKLILVGSVAIVTLLLGAIAGLLARRRPVLGIAVLAVLTLAATVAAMLSPTAGIIAVLPGLVTAAVGIACMTALFAYSSKSEAATSEGADTNSDESSEASGVTPSRRILLKSTGIGAAMAVIGVAAGAAGQQIITAAQRVSGTLPDPSNILAKLPEGLEKKIRGITPFRTKNSDFYRVDINLTVPTVNENEWTLKIDGDVENPYELTYQDILDMPLIQSDITMTCVSNEVGGQYAGAARWMGIPVSDLLERAKPRSGNNQVLSTSVDGYTCSTPLKALQDDRGALLAVGMNGEPLPRDHGYPARLITPGLYGYVGATKWVTRLTVTTFDKDKAYWTKRKWSIDGEIKPMARIDTPEPLTTVSAGTVPIAGIAWAQRQGITGVEVKIDDGPWKAAKLGPEVNIDYWRQWWFPWEATPGTYRVFARCRYGDDEKTQTKDRAKPFPDGASGWHEIAVIVD; via the coding sequence ATGAAAACGTCGACTGAAGCCAGCACGCCCGCGGTCGGTCGATTCCGGGCCGCCATTTTCGGTGTCATTGCCACCGTGACGGGCGCTGGCGTCGGCCATCTCGTCGCGGCCCTCATCCGACCAGAGTCATCCCCGGTCTTAGCGGTCGGGTCCGTTGTCATCGACAACACACCAACGCCGCTGAAAACATGGGCGATTCGCACGTTTGGCGACATGGACAAGCTGATCCTTGTCGGTTCCGTCGCGATCGTCACCTTGCTCCTGGGCGCCATCGCGGGTTTGCTCGCACGCCGCCGACCTGTTTTGGGCATCGCCGTCCTCGCCGTGCTCACCTTGGCCGCAACAGTTGCCGCCATGTTGAGCCCGACTGCAGGAATCATCGCGGTCCTTCCGGGACTCGTGACAGCCGCGGTGGGAATCGCTTGCATGACAGCGCTTTTCGCCTATAGCTCTAAGAGTGAAGCCGCCACTTCTGAGGGTGCAGACACTAATTCCGATGAGTCATCCGAGGCCTCGGGCGTTACGCCATCGCGCCGCATCTTGCTTAAGTCGACCGGTATCGGCGCCGCGATGGCCGTCATCGGAGTTGCCGCGGGCGCCGCTGGACAGCAGATCATCACTGCGGCACAACGCGTTTCGGGCACACTTCCCGACCCGAGCAACATCTTGGCCAAGCTCCCGGAGGGACTGGAAAAGAAGATTCGGGGCATCACGCCATTCCGCACGAAGAACTCTGACTTCTACCGGGTCGACATCAATCTCACGGTTCCCACCGTCAACGAGAACGAGTGGACGCTGAAAATCGATGGCGACGTGGAGAATCCGTACGAACTGACCTACCAGGACATCCTCGACATGCCGCTCATCCAGAGCGACATCACCATGACGTGCGTCAGCAACGAGGTCGGAGGCCAGTACGCAGGTGCAGCGCGCTGGATGGGAATTCCTGTAAGCGACCTTCTCGAGCGGGCGAAGCCTCGCTCGGGAAACAACCAAGTGCTGTCCACTTCCGTTGATGGATATACCTGTTCGACGCCGCTCAAGGCTCTGCAGGATGACCGCGGAGCACTGTTGGCGGTCGGCATGAACGGCGAGCCGCTCCCCCGCGACCACGGTTACCCGGCCCGTCTGATCACACCCGGGCTGTACGGCTACGTCGGCGCGACCAAGTGGGTTACCCGCCTGACCGTGACCACCTTCGACAAGGACAAGGCGTACTGGACCAAACGCAAGTGGTCGATCGACGGGGAAATCAAGCCCATGGCGCGGATCGATACCCCGGAGCCGTTGACAACCGTTTCTGCGGGAACCGTGCCCATCGCAGGGATCGCGTGGGCACAGCGTCAAGGAATCACGGGTGTTGAGGTCAAGATCGACGATGGCCCATGGAAGGCCGCCAAACTCGGCCCCGAGGTCAACATCGACTATTGGCGGCAGTGGTGGTTCCCCTGGGAGGCCACCCCGGGCACGTACCGCGTGTTCGCCCGGTGCCGCTACGGCGACGACGAGAAAACCCAGACCAAAGATCGTGCCAAGCCCTTCCCCGACGGCGCCTCCGGATGGCACGAAATCGCCGTCATCGTTGACTAG
- a CDS encoding class II 3-deoxy-7-phosphoheptulonate synthase, with amino-acid sequence MTSGDITGAQLQWPDLPAAQQPEWPQDGSVERVRETLAALPPLVFAGECDVLKSRLADAARGEAFLLQGGDCAEMFESATADNIRDRIRTLLQMAAVLTYGASTPVIKVGRIAGQFAKPRSKNTETRGDVTLPAFRGDIVNDFAFTPEARRPDPERLLRAYHTSASTLNLVRAFTTGGFADLRRVHEWNRGFIANSAYARYESMARDIDNAMKFMTACGVDFESTPLSAVELFSSHEALLLDYEQPLTRIDSRTGDAYAVSGHFVWVGERTRQLDGAHLDYVSRIKNPVGVKVGPDADPDEILRIIDQVDPEREPGRLTFITRMGAGKIRERLPRLVEKVTESGAPAVWVCDPMHGNTFESASGYKTREFDDVVDEVRGFFEVHGSLGTIPGGIHVELTGNDVTECLGGSEKILDADLATRYESACDPRLNHQQSLELSFLVAEMLSAR; translated from the coding sequence ATCACTTCTGGCGACATCACGGGCGCGCAGTTGCAGTGGCCTGATCTCCCTGCTGCGCAACAGCCCGAGTGGCCGCAGGATGGTTCGGTCGAACGAGTTCGCGAGACACTGGCGGCCCTGCCGCCGCTGGTTTTCGCTGGTGAATGCGATGTTCTCAAGTCGCGACTGGCCGACGCCGCGCGAGGTGAAGCCTTCCTCCTGCAGGGCGGCGACTGCGCGGAAATGTTCGAGTCTGCGACCGCCGACAACATCCGTGATCGTATCCGGACCCTGCTGCAGATGGCGGCCGTCTTGACCTACGGGGCGAGCACGCCGGTCATCAAGGTGGGCCGCATTGCGGGCCAGTTCGCCAAGCCGCGGTCCAAGAACACCGAGACCCGCGGCGATGTGACGCTGCCGGCCTTCCGTGGCGATATCGTCAACGACTTCGCCTTCACTCCTGAAGCGCGCCGTCCCGACCCGGAGCGCTTGCTCCGGGCGTACCACACCTCGGCATCGACGCTGAATCTCGTGCGAGCTTTCACCACCGGTGGATTCGCGGATCTGCGCCGAGTCCATGAGTGGAATCGTGGCTTTATCGCCAACTCCGCCTACGCGCGGTACGAGTCCATGGCCCGGGATATCGACAACGCCATGAAGTTCATGACGGCATGTGGCGTCGACTTCGAGTCGACTCCGCTGTCCGCGGTCGAACTGTTCTCCAGCCACGAGGCGTTGTTGCTCGACTACGAACAGCCCCTGACGCGCATCGACTCGCGCACGGGCGATGCGTACGCCGTGTCCGGCCACTTCGTGTGGGTGGGGGAGCGCACCCGCCAGCTCGACGGCGCGCACCTCGACTATGTTTCGCGCATCAAGAACCCGGTTGGTGTCAAGGTCGGGCCGGACGCTGACCCGGACGAGATTTTGCGCATCATCGACCAGGTCGACCCCGAGCGGGAGCCGGGACGCCTGACCTTCATCACGCGCATGGGTGCGGGGAAGATCCGGGAGCGGTTGCCGCGTCTGGTCGAGAAGGTCACCGAGAGCGGCGCTCCGGCGGTGTGGGTGTGCGATCCGATGCACGGCAACACCTTCGAGTCGGCGTCTGGTTACAAGACGCGCGAGTTCGACGACGTGGTCGATGAGGTCCGCGGTTTCTTCGAGGTCCATGGCTCGCTGGGCACCATTCCTGGCGGCATTCACGTTGAGTTGACCGGCAACGACGTGACCGAGTGCCTCGGCGGTTCAGAGAAGATTCTCGACGCGGATCTTGCGACCCGTTACGAGTCGGCCTGCGACCCTCGCCTCAACCATCAGCAAAGCCTGGAGTTGTCGTTCCTGGTTGCGGAGATGCTCAGCGCTCGGTAG
- a CDS encoding Rv2175c family DNA-binding protein, whose product MRNENPTPEDLAVERLVQEWLPIPDLAEQLNMPLREVRRLVNDRILLAHRVGERRVIAVPAKFVKEGSVLPSIPGTITVLTDAGFTDLEILTWLFTPDETLPIEGAPVDMLQAGRKAEIRKRAQELAF is encoded by the coding sequence GTGCGCAACGAGAATCCGACCCCCGAAGACCTCGCCGTGGAACGCCTTGTCCAGGAGTGGCTTCCCATTCCTGACCTGGCCGAACAACTCAACATGCCGCTACGTGAGGTGCGTCGGCTCGTGAATGACCGGATCCTCCTGGCTCACCGAGTGGGGGAGCGTCGGGTGATTGCCGTCCCGGCGAAATTCGTGAAGGAAGGCTCGGTTCTTCCCTCAATACCGGGCACGATCACCGTGCTGACCGACGCAGGTTTCACCGATCTAGAGATCCTGACCTGGCTGTTCACTCCGGATGAGACCTTGCCGATCGAGGGTGCGCCGGTCGATATGTTGCAGGCCGGTCGCAAGGCCGAGATCCGCAAACGGGCGCAAGAGCTGGCGTTCTAG
- the pknB gene encoding Stk1 family PASTA domain-containing Ser/Thr kinase has product MSTPPHDSLVDQTVDGRYVVRGYLAKGGMASVYIAMDTRLDREVALKVMRTDLAEDDEFVARFRREARAAARLSHPNVVGVFDQGRDGTRVFLAMELVRGRTLRELIRTEGVLTPRAALDLLDQVLQALGAAHRADTVHRDVKPENVLISHDGAVKVADFGLARALTTDTLTTNHDILLGTAAYLAPEQVEHGRADKRSDVYSATLLLHEMLTGQKAFSGDSPIHVAYQHVHGDVPRPSAVLPGVPAELDVLVALGAAKSPEQRPDDALEMLRQVRATRAQLSGEDLDQLPAGLAPHSADGTDGRTQAISGVSTNNLRHGRKSAPPAAAPATPAARPRRTGGRRLVGGLAALVLVVGGAGWWFGLGPGSASTIPNIQGQPQGKAIDALDQAGLSAQVDEVFSESVPKGRVVASSPKAGADQRRSDPVTLRVSRGPERLSVPKVVGATQDKATTRITDARLAVGKVTQEFSETVAKGAVISSDPGRGDDLKPGAKVDLVVSKGREPISIPDVSNQSQQAAESTLTELGLKVKMAEPKHHDSVPKGDVISSEPSNGTVFRGDTVTLTISKGPEMVKVPSVINKNTASARKILEGAGFTVDVSRFLGGVLDTVRGQTPSPGTSVRKGTKIKITVV; this is encoded by the coding sequence GTGTCCACGCCACCCCACGACTCCCTCGTCGACCAAACGGTCGACGGGCGCTATGTCGTGCGCGGCTACCTCGCCAAGGGCGGGATGGCCTCGGTCTACATCGCCATGGATACCCGCCTTGACCGCGAAGTAGCGCTCAAGGTGATGCGCACCGACCTGGCCGAGGACGATGAGTTCGTCGCCCGGTTCCGTCGTGAGGCCCGCGCCGCCGCCCGCCTCTCCCACCCCAACGTGGTCGGAGTCTTCGACCAGGGCCGCGACGGTACGCGCGTCTTCCTCGCGATGGAACTGGTGCGCGGGCGCACCTTGCGGGAGCTCATCCGTACCGAAGGTGTTCTGACGCCACGCGCCGCGCTCGACCTCCTCGATCAGGTGCTTCAAGCTCTTGGTGCTGCACACCGCGCGGACACCGTGCATCGCGACGTCAAGCCAGAAAACGTCCTGATCAGCCATGACGGCGCCGTGAAGGTTGCCGACTTCGGGCTGGCCAGAGCTCTCACGACTGACACGCTGACCACCAACCACGACATCTTGCTCGGCACCGCCGCCTATCTCGCACCAGAGCAAGTCGAGCACGGGCGCGCCGACAAGCGGTCCGACGTCTACTCCGCCACGTTGTTGCTGCACGAAATGCTGACGGGGCAGAAGGCGTTCTCCGGCGACAGTCCGATTCACGTTGCCTATCAACACGTCCACGGCGACGTGCCACGCCCGAGTGCGGTGCTGCCTGGCGTCCCGGCGGAACTAGACGTCTTGGTGGCCCTCGGGGCCGCAAAATCACCGGAGCAGCGCCCCGATGATGCTCTTGAGATGCTGCGACAGGTCCGCGCGACCCGCGCGCAGCTCAGCGGCGAAGACCTTGACCAACTCCCCGCTGGACTGGCTCCCCACAGCGCCGACGGCACCGATGGCCGTACGCAGGCAATCTCCGGCGTCTCGACGAACAACCTCCGGCACGGCCGCAAGAGTGCACCGCCTGCCGCGGCACCAGCAACGCCAGCGGCACGCCCGCGCCGAACCGGCGGCCGACGATTGGTCGGCGGCCTGGCCGCACTCGTCCTGGTCGTCGGCGGAGCCGGCTGGTGGTTTGGCCTCGGCCCCGGGAGCGCATCGACCATCCCCAACATTCAAGGTCAACCTCAAGGTAAGGCGATTGATGCGCTCGACCAAGCGGGTCTTTCCGCACAGGTCGATGAGGTCTTCTCCGAGTCAGTGCCCAAGGGCCGCGTGGTCGCGTCCTCGCCCAAGGCTGGTGCCGATCAGCGCCGTTCGGACCCGGTCACCCTTCGGGTGTCTCGTGGTCCCGAGCGGCTCAGCGTTCCTAAGGTCGTAGGCGCGACCCAGGACAAGGCGACCACTCGCATTACCGATGCGCGGCTCGCGGTGGGCAAGGTCACGCAGGAGTTCAGCGAGACCGTGGCCAAGGGCGCGGTCATCTCATCGGACCCCGGTAGAGGTGACGACCTCAAGCCAGGGGCAAAGGTCGATTTGGTCGTCAGCAAGGGTCGCGAACCGATCTCGATACCCGACGTCAGCAATCAATCGCAACAGGCTGCCGAAAGCACCCTCACTGAGCTCGGCCTCAAGGTGAAGATGGCCGAGCCGAAGCACCACGACTCAGTGCCCAAGGGCGACGTCATCTCCTCAGAGCCCAGCAACGGCACCGTTTTTCGGGGCGACACGGTCACGCTGACGATCTCCAAAGGCCCTGAGATGGTCAAGGTACCGAGCGTGATCAACAAGAACACCGCATCGGCCCGCAAGATCCTCGAAGGCGCAGGCTTCACCGTTGATGTGTCCCGGTTCCTCGGTGGCGTCCTGGACACCGTACGAGGTCAGACCCCAAGCCCAGGAACATCCGTGCGCAAGGGCACGAAGATCAAGATCACCGTGGTGTGA
- a CDS encoding polyprenyl synthetase family protein, producing MRNPLDVDDLRARVQAAIDEQLTCQRTVLDPVGSAAEPLLDAATELLSGGKRLRAAFFYWAYRAAGGQDSDELIKAATSMEMFQAAALIHDDVMDDSDTRRGQPAVHRRLALEHDKQAWIGDADRFGAAGAILVGDLCLTWTDELYATSGLPVAELATGRSTFDAMRNQLMAGQFLDVLEAALGWDGASTQDRIDRARHVARVKSARYTVEQPLLIGAACAQADSALLGALGTYGLALGEAFQQRDDLLGVFGDPDATGKPAGDDLQEGKRTVLIAHTLAGLDAPDRARFESLLGAPDLAYEDVTWMRDRIRSTGAVDSVEKLIAELADKARTALHHAPIADSAPRAVLDELITLATDRSA from the coding sequence GTGCGCAACCCCCTGGACGTTGACGATCTGCGCGCCCGCGTTCAGGCCGCGATCGACGAACAGCTGACCTGCCAGCGAACCGTGCTGGACCCGGTCGGCTCGGCCGCTGAGCCGTTGCTCGACGCGGCAACCGAGTTGCTCAGCGGCGGCAAGAGGCTGCGCGCCGCGTTCTTCTACTGGGCTTATCGCGCAGCCGGGGGCCAAGACAGCGACGAGTTGATCAAAGCCGCGACCTCGATGGAGATGTTCCAAGCGGCGGCGCTGATCCACGATGACGTTATGGACGACAGCGACACGCGGCGCGGACAGCCTGCCGTCCACCGTCGACTGGCGCTGGAACACGACAAACAGGCGTGGATCGGCGATGCCGATCGGTTCGGCGCCGCCGGGGCGATTTTGGTCGGCGACCTGTGCCTGACCTGGACCGATGAGCTGTATGCCACCAGCGGACTTCCCGTCGCCGAGCTTGCGACCGGCCGCTCCACCTTCGATGCCATGCGCAATCAACTCATGGCCGGGCAGTTCCTCGACGTCCTGGAAGCCGCCCTGGGCTGGGACGGTGCCAGCACGCAGGACCGCATTGACCGAGCGCGCCACGTGGCCCGGGTCAAGAGCGCCCGCTATACCGTCGAGCAGCCACTTCTCATCGGAGCGGCGTGCGCCCAGGCCGATTCCGCGCTTCTCGGCGCGCTGGGCACCTATGGCCTTGCGCTCGGCGAGGCCTTTCAACAGCGGGATGACCTTCTTGGCGTCTTTGGCGATCCCGACGCGACAGGCAAGCCCGCCGGAGACGATCTTCAAGAAGGCAAGCGCACGGTGCTGATTGCGCACACTCTGGCCGGGCTAGACGCGCCAGACCGGGCGCGTTTCGAGTCGCTCCTCGGAGCCCCGGACCTCGCCTACGAGGACGTCACCTGGATGCGCGACCGCATCCGGTCGACGGGAGCCGTGGACAGTGTCGAGAAACTCATTGCCGAACTTGCCGACAAGGCTCGCACCGCACTACATCACGCCCCGATCGCCGATAGCGCACCGCGTGCGGTGCTCGACGAACTCATCACCCTCGCAACGGACCGATCCGCCTGA
- a CDS encoding lysophospholipid acyltransferase family protein, with amino-acid sequence MFYWVLKKIILGPILNLLFKPWVDGETNVPETGGALLASNHLSFSDSIFLPLVVDRRITFPAKAEYFTGTGVKGRATAMFMRAIGQIPVDRSGGKASEAALNSGLRVLAKGELLGIYPEGTRSPDGRLYKGKTGMARMALEAGVPVLPVAMIDTDKAQPTGQVIPNIMRVGVRIGKPMDFSRYQGMENDRFVLRSITDEVMYELMLLSGQEYVDVYAASVKDRLTGKVKEIGGGAAALGKSLTEIGRRGNSADEGAELPDIAEFADDDPDHRPDSSGNSVGGS; translated from the coding sequence TTGTTCTACTGGGTTCTGAAGAAGATCATCCTGGGCCCGATCCTCAACTTGCTTTTCAAGCCATGGGTCGATGGCGAAACGAATGTGCCAGAAACCGGCGGGGCGCTCCTGGCGAGCAATCATCTGTCTTTCTCTGATTCGATCTTCCTGCCGCTCGTCGTGGATCGGCGGATCACCTTTCCAGCCAAGGCCGAATATTTCACCGGAACGGGCGTGAAAGGCCGCGCCACAGCGATGTTCATGCGCGCTATCGGGCAGATCCCGGTTGATCGTTCTGGCGGCAAGGCCAGTGAGGCGGCGCTCAATTCTGGGCTGCGCGTCTTGGCCAAGGGGGAGCTCCTGGGGATCTATCCGGAGGGGACCCGGTCGCCGGATGGCCGGCTCTACAAGGGCAAGACCGGCATGGCGCGCATGGCGCTAGAGGCCGGCGTTCCCGTGCTGCCGGTGGCCATGATCGACACGGATAAGGCCCAACCCACAGGCCAGGTCATCCCCAACATCATGCGGGTCGGCGTCCGCATCGGAAAGCCCATGGATTTCTCTCGCTACCAGGGCATGGAGAACGACCGGTTCGTGCTGCGGTCCATCACCGATGAGGTGATGTACGAACTGATGTTGCTGTCTGGGCAGGAGTACGTCGATGTCTACGCGGCATCGGTCAAAGACCGGCTGACCGGCAAGGTCAAGGAGATCGGCGGGGGCGCGGCTGCGCTCGGGAAGAGCCTCACCGAGATTGGCCGACGAGGAAACTCCGCGGACGAGGGGGCCGAACTCCCGGACATCGCCGAGTTCGCGGATGACGACCCAGATCATCGGCCAGATTCTTCGGGAAATTCTGTGGGCGGGTCTTAG
- a CDS encoding alpha/beta hydrolase has product MSILPGAEPLSADGSRTGVLVCHGFTGSPSSMRGIAEHCAQSGWTVRMPRLPGHGTTWQDLNQRTWHEWHAEVAAAFLELRDRCDDVILVGLSMGGSLMTLLAEEYGEQVAGLVLINPAYRMTDWRLKALPVLKHLTPSIAAIGDDIKKPGVREGAYPRTPLRALHSATELWAKVTRDLPQVTQPVLLLHSRVDHVVDPSNAELLLSRISSHAVREVVLENSFHVATLDHDADLILNELTAFIAHVSDREDVSE; this is encoded by the coding sequence ATGAGCATCCTCCCCGGGGCCGAACCCTTGAGCGCCGATGGATCACGCACGGGCGTCTTGGTATGTCACGGCTTCACGGGAAGCCCCTCGTCGATGCGCGGCATCGCCGAGCACTGCGCCCAATCTGGTTGGACCGTACGCATGCCGCGCCTTCCCGGCCACGGCACCACCTGGCAGGACCTCAACCAGCGCACGTGGCACGAGTGGCACGCCGAAGTAGCCGCAGCATTCCTCGAGCTTCGGGATCGCTGCGACGACGTCATCCTGGTAGGCCTATCCATGGGCGGCAGCCTGATGACTCTCTTGGCCGAGGAGTACGGCGAGCAGGTCGCAGGACTCGTACTCATCAATCCCGCCTATCGCATGACTGATTGGCGGTTGAAGGCACTGCCGGTTCTCAAGCACCTCACACCGTCGATCGCAGCCATCGGCGATGACATCAAGAAGCCTGGTGTCCGCGAGGGTGCCTACCCGCGAACCCCGTTACGGGCGTTGCACTCCGCCACGGAACTATGGGCCAAGGTCACTCGTGACCTCCCCCAAGTCACGCAGCCGGTGCTTCTGCTGCACTCCCGCGTGGACCATGTGGTCGACCCGAGCAATGCCGAGCTGCTGTTGTCGCGCATCTCTAGCCACGCCGTTCGTGAGGTCGTCCTGGAAAACTCCTTCCACGTCGCTACCCTCGACCACGATGCCGACCTCATCCTGAACGAACTCACTGCTTTCATCGCTCACGTCAGCGACAGAGAGGATGTCAGCGAATGA
- a CDS encoding LysM peptidoglycan-binding domain-containing protein, with translation MAPLDYSPPANTHLMSDHPAAVQSQYGAKDGRTWHDYTVRPGDSLVAIAARHQTTVASLVTKNKIADPRHLTTGRTIKVPGAAPKRSTAPATRPTQPKRAAAKASAPTRWTRTHLVQPGETAYSISGKFNTTPRALLKANRISDPRLLKHGTKIRVPAKPKPASKPTAKSPTSTKNNTFLGRTYPNEVVAQAARNREALRHAEVPSRSATRALVTRTAQQYGVNPKLALAIAWQESGWNQRAVSVANAVGVMQVMPRTGPWCASLVGRDLDLMDPTDNVTAGVVFLRWLTEHAGSSEDAIAGYYQGLGSVEKNGMFPDTKDYVANVKAHMKRF, from the coding sequence ATGGCTCCACTGGACTATTCCCCACCTGCAAATACGCACCTGATGTCAGATCACCCTGCGGCGGTCCAATCGCAGTATGGCGCCAAGGACGGCCGGACCTGGCACGACTACACGGTTCGGCCTGGCGACAGCCTGGTAGCGATCGCGGCACGACATCAGACCACCGTCGCAAGCCTGGTCACGAAGAACAAGATCGCGGACCCACGCCACCTGACCACCGGCCGCACCATCAAAGTTCCCGGCGCAGCCCCCAAGCGCAGCACCGCACCGGCGACCCGACCTACGCAGCCGAAACGCGCGGCAGCCAAGGCTTCAGCACCCACTCGCTGGACACGTACTCACCTAGTCCAGCCTGGTGAGACGGCATACAGCATTTCGGGCAAATTCAACACCACACCGCGCGCGCTGCTGAAGGCCAACCGGATCTCCGATCCTCGACTTCTCAAGCACGGCACCAAAATTCGAGTCCCGGCCAAGCCGAAACCCGCATCGAAACCCACGGCGAAATCGCCCACGTCAACCAAGAACAACACGTTCTTGGGGCGGACCTACCCAAACGAGGTCGTCGCGCAGGCTGCGCGCAATCGCGAGGCTCTTCGGCACGCCGAGGTCCCTTCCCGCAGCGCCACGCGCGCCCTGGTCACCCGCACTGCCCAGCAGTACGGCGTGAACCCCAAGTTGGCGCTCGCCATCGCATGGCAAGAGTCAGGGTGGAACCAGCGTGCGGTATCCGTTGCGAACGCGGTGGGCGTCATGCAGGTCATGCCACGCACCGGACCGTGGTGCGCGTCGCTGGTCGGTCGCGACCTTGACCTGATGGACCCCACGGACAATGTGACGGCCGGAGTCGTGTTTCTTCGCTGGCTCACCGAGCACGCAGGCTCATCTGAGGACGCCATCGCGGGCTATTACCAAGGGCTCGGAAGCGTCGAGAAGAACGGGATGTTTCCTGACACCAAGGACTATGTCGCCAACGTCAAAGCGCACATGAAGCGCTTCTAG